The Pedosphaera parvula Ellin514 genome has a segment encoding these proteins:
- a CDS encoding PTS sugar transporter subunit IIA, with translation MRHSFLDKVTGPTLADFTSEGLIVPDLKARDMAGVILELSNAFQKHDPVWNAQRLNQAALGREEQMSTAMNFLTAFPHVRSKDCPKMQFALGRASEPMEWGRPGSLKVQFVFLNAIPATEALGYLKLLSGASKLGKEAALLEQFKAAATARELYQLLQKITIRKHAHSVTG, from the coding sequence GTGAGGCACAGTTTTTTAGATAAAGTCACTGGTCCCACGCTGGCAGATTTTACCAGCGAGGGGCTTATTGTGCCGGATTTGAAGGCCCGCGATATGGCGGGTGTGATTTTGGAATTAAGCAATGCGTTCCAGAAGCATGATCCGGTGTGGAATGCGCAGAGACTGAACCAGGCGGCGCTGGGACGGGAAGAACAAATGAGCACTGCGATGAACTTCCTCACCGCTTTTCCACATGTGCGCTCCAAGGATTGTCCGAAGATGCAGTTTGCCCTTGGGCGTGCCAGCGAACCTATGGAGTGGGGCCGGCCGGGGTCGTTGAAGGTGCAATTTGTTTTCCTGAATGCGATCCCTGCAACCGAAGCATTGGGATACCTCAAACTGCTTTCCGGCGCATCAAAGCTTGGGAAGGAGGCGGCGTTGCTTGAGCAGTTCAAAGCGGCGGCGACCGCCAGGGAATTGTATCAGTTGTTGCAGAAGATCACGATTCGCAAGCATGCCCATTCGGTGACCGGATAA
- a CDS encoding redox-sensing transcriptional repressor Rex — translation MKKPDRPEIPRKTIYRLSIYLRCLARLKDNAIRTVSSEALAKVAGVKSTQLRKDLTYFGQFGTRGLGYDVEQLSAMITNELGTKSLQPVVLVGVGNLGLALLSYRGFEKEGFEIVAAFDLDPKRRRDKKITQPILGMDQLADVIREKNVKMAILTVAVAAAQEVTNTLVTCGITGILNFAPLVLHVPEEVMVNNVNLAIELENLSYFIQGG, via the coding sequence TTGAAAAAACCGGATCGCCCAGAAATACCACGTAAAACGATTTATCGTTTGTCCATCTATCTTCGCTGTCTTGCCAGGCTGAAGGACAACGCCATTCGCACCGTTTCCAGCGAAGCCTTGGCCAAGGTCGCCGGCGTCAAATCCACCCAGCTTCGCAAGGACCTGACTTATTTCGGCCAGTTTGGCACGCGCGGCCTCGGCTACGATGTCGAGCAGCTTTCTGCCATGATCACCAATGAACTGGGCACGAAAAGTCTCCAACCAGTCGTCCTGGTCGGGGTTGGTAATTTGGGTTTGGCCTTGCTCTCCTATCGTGGATTTGAAAAGGAAGGTTTCGAGATCGTCGCCGCTTTCGACCTGGACCCTAAACGCCGACGCGATAAAAAAATTACCCAGCCCATTCTCGGGATGGATCAACTTGCCGACGTCATCCGGGAAAAAAATGTCAAGATGGCCATCCTGACAGTCGCCGTCGCAGCCGCCCAGGAAGTCACGAATACCCTGGTCACCTGCGGCATAACCGGCATCCTCAATTTTGCTCCCCTCGTTCTCCACGTCCCCGAAGAGGTCATGGTAAACAACGTAAACCTGGCCATCGAATTGGAGAACCTCAGTTATTTCATCCAAGGCGGCTGA